From uncultured Bacteroides sp., a single genomic window includes:
- a CDS encoding glycoside hydrolase family 32 protein, with product MKLNYIVTTLLSLASLTACSDQEYVCNDPNADLSAPSYFDVNDLHQTYASFWKPSNGWVGDPMPFYENGKFHVFYLFDARDGAATFHPWAKTTTSDFMTYEDNGEVIPCGADGSQEDALGTGSVIKAGDTYYAYYTAHNANLNPAEKIYLATSKDMKTWTKQTNFSLQAANGYDANEFRDPFVMKEGNVYKMFITTRGYVAAVNDWQAVIAQYSSTDLLNWKLEEPFYFNGERVMECPDVFTMGNYQYLVYSNWDWANNDRKVHYRYRVAGTNDWKVPSYSALDGIAYYAGKTASDGTNRFLFGWCPTRSGNNDTSAYGWAGSLVVHQLTQNSDGTLNVTIPASVDQKLNNEVALKALVNNNAQVQGNSYTLNGTSGKAIALFDRQKGTYKITATVKASTATRFGFEFGAGGARSEVHDLVFDLTGKTLKLDYIKDGNVLATRTSTPLTIPENKQFKVTIVIENSVCVIYVNGVIALSNRIYQMNQNPWGIFAEGGEAVFSEVALNK from the coding sequence ATGAAACTTAATTATATTGTAACAACTCTCCTTTCACTTGCAAGCCTTACGGCTTGCAGTGATCAGGAATACGTGTGCAACGATCCAAATGCAGATCTTTCTGCTCCTTCTTATTTCGATGTAAACGACTTACACCAGACGTACGCTTCCTTCTGGAAGCCATCCAATGGCTGGGTGGGTGACCCAATGCCTTTTTACGAAAATGGGAAATTTCATGTGTTCTACTTGTTTGATGCACGTGATGGAGCTGCCACTTTTCACCCTTGGGCAAAGACAACTACAAGCGATTTTATGACGTATGAAGATAACGGTGAAGTAATTCCTTGCGGAGCTGACGGAAGTCAGGAAGATGCTTTGGGTACAGGCTCGGTAATAAAAGCGGGCGATACCTATTATGCTTATTACACTGCACACAATGCAAATCTTAATCCTGCTGAGAAGATTTATTTAGCTACATCAAAGGATATGAAAACTTGGACTAAGCAAACTAATTTTTCACTTCAGGCTGCCAACGGATATGATGCTAATGAATTCCGTGATCCATTCGTGATGAAAGAAGGTAACGTTTATAAGATGTTCATTACTACCCGTGGCTATGTGGCAGCAGTGAATGACTGGCAAGCGGTTATTGCACAATACTCTTCTACCGATTTGTTGAACTGGAAACTAGAAGAACCGTTCTACTTTAATGGAGAACGAGTAATGGAATGCCCGGATGTATTTACTATGGGAAATTACCAATATTTGGTATACTCTAATTGGGACTGGGCTAATAATGACCGCAAAGTGCACTATCGTTATCGGGTTGCAGGAACTAACGACTGGAAAGTTCCTTCCTATTCAGCTCTGGATGGCATTGCTTACTATGCCGGAAAGACTGCAAGTGACGGTACAAATCGTTTCTTATTCGGATGGTGTCCTACCCGTAGTGGAAATAATGATACCAGTGCTTATGGTTGGGCAGGATCATTGGTTGTTCACCAGTTGACACAAAATAGTGACGGAACGCTGAATGTAACTATCCCCGCATCGGTTGATCAGAAACTAAACAACGAAGTAGCTCTAAAGGCCTTGGTAAATAACAATGCACAAGTGCAAGGTAATAGTTATACATTGAATGGTACAAGTGGCAAGGCCATAGCACTGTTTGATCGTCAGAAAGGGACATATAAAATCACGGCTACAGTAAAAGCAAGTACGGCTACCCGCTTTGGTTTTGAGTTTGGTGCCGGAGGTGCTCGCAGTGAGGTACATGATCTGGTATTCGATTTAACTGGTAAAACGTTGAAACTGGACTACATAAAAGACGGCAACGTATTGGCTACGCGTACTTCAACTCCTCTTACAATACCTGAAAATAAACAATTTAAAGTGACTATTGTGATAGAAAACTCTGTTTGTGTTATTTACGTAAATGGTGTAATTGCATTGAGTAACCGAATTTATCAAATGAATCAGAACCCCTGGGGGATATTTGCCGAAGGTGGTGAAGCTGTATTTTCGGAGGTAGCACTGAATAAGTAA
- a CDS encoding HU family DNA-binding protein: protein MAATYDLRENPNPKKDGKKQPLHPRIVSKGTIPSRELLEEISSGTTFSVADLEGALIALTERISFHLKNGYNVELGKMGYFSAKLKSRPVMEKDEIRAASVEFENVNFRASAWFKKKTRGTLERANRGFNTSAQLSEAERRSLLEKYLDENTFITRTDYTNLTGLLKKKAMSDLKELINQGVLISSGRGNQMIFLRAPKK from the coding sequence ATGGCAGCAACCTATGATCTGAGAGAGAACCCGAACCCTAAAAAAGATGGAAAGAAGCAACCACTTCACCCACGCATTGTGTCAAAAGGAACTATTCCTTCGCGTGAATTGCTTGAAGAAATTTCTTCAGGAACTACTTTTTCCGTAGCCGATCTTGAAGGAGCGCTTATTGCACTGACTGAAAGAATTTCTTTTCATCTAAAAAACGGATATAATGTAGAACTGGGAAAAATGGGGTATTTCTCGGCCAAACTGAAATCCCGTCCGGTAATGGAGAAAGATGAAATTCGTGCAGCTTCTGTTGAGTTTGAGAATGTGAACTTTCGCGCCTCAGCATGGTTCAAGAAAAAAACTCGCGGTACCCTGGAGCGAGCAAACAGAGGATTTAATACTTCGGCACAACTAAGCGAAGCTGAACGAAGAAGTCTGCTGGAGAAATATCTGGACGAGAACACATTTATTACCCGCACGGATTACACAAACCTGACTGGATTACTAAAGAAGAAAGCAATGAGCGACTTGAAAGAGCTTATAAATCAGGGAGTCTTAATTTCAAGTGGTCGCGGAAATCAGATGATTTTTCTTCGGGCACCGAAAAAATAA
- a CDS encoding BT4734/BF3469 family protein yields MNITQTRSLGEKKIQRMVKLETLLDSMKKEGKEQIVSNMRHSLQIGGGTERNIYAKKLPQLLFAAGFKKESETQVMKQYNGLVLLEVNNLSGMDEAASIRHIASGFPQTKAAFIGSTGKSVKILVQFTLPDGTLPQTYREAELFHAHAYRRAALLYQSQIPFTITINKPSLEHSCRFSYDPELYVASHAHAIQQKQPTEMPAETTYQEAVQEESNPLQRLIPGYERNRAISTLFETSLSAALSETPGCSKEEGVKPLLVALANNCFKSGIPEEEVVNGAILHFGMKEKEVELRQTIHNAYLIGKNFGGKPCIRPEQSMAMKASEFMKRRYEFRYNTQTTEVEYRERNSFIFDFRPITDRALNSIALNAQFEGLQLWDRDVKRYVYSDRVPLFSPIEHYLSALPKWDGKDRIRALANTVPCDNPHWPNFFHRWFLCMTAHWRGTDKKHANSTAPLLVGPQGYKKSTFCLNIIPPQLRAYYTDSIDFSRKRDAELSLNRFALINIDEFDQISAGNQAFLKHILQKPVVNTRKPHKTAVQELRRYASFIATSNHSDLLTDTSGGRRFICILLTGKINDAQPINHEQLYAQAISEIQSGERYWFNADDEAILMKKNREFEQTPAAEQLFHQYYRPAEAGEESSELLAVEIFTQLQKKSGIKLTATRAIHFGRILKKLNIPSRRINGNTYYDVAERLI; encoded by the coding sequence ATGAATATAACACAGACTAGGAGCCTCGGAGAGAAGAAAATACAACGTATGGTAAAGTTGGAAACTTTATTGGATAGCATGAAAAAAGAGGGTAAGGAACAAATTGTATCTAATATGCGTCATTCTTTACAAATAGGTGGAGGAACTGAACGCAATATTTATGCAAAAAAACTTCCGCAACTATTATTTGCTGCCGGATTTAAGAAAGAGAGCGAAACCCAGGTGATGAAGCAGTACAACGGACTGGTTTTGCTGGAGGTAAACAACCTTTCCGGTATGGATGAGGCTGCCAGCATTCGCCACATTGCATCCGGTTTTCCACAGACAAAAGCAGCGTTCATCGGCTCTACAGGCAAAAGTGTTAAGATACTTGTGCAGTTTACCCTTCCCGACGGCACTCTGCCGCAAACATACAGAGAAGCAGAGTTGTTTCATGCGCATGCATATCGCCGTGCGGCCCTGTTATATCAGTCGCAGATACCTTTTACCATAACAATAAACAAGCCATCACTGGAACATAGTTGCCGTTTTTCTTATGATCCTGAACTATATGTTGCGTCTCATGCGCACGCCATTCAGCAGAAACAGCCCACGGAAATGCCTGCCGAAACCACTTATCAGGAAGCGGTGCAGGAAGAAAGCAATCCGTTGCAGCGACTCATCCCAGGATATGAGCGAAACCGAGCCATCTCCACACTGTTTGAAACCTCTTTAAGTGCCGCACTAAGCGAAACTCCCGGCTGCTCGAAAGAAGAAGGAGTGAAACCGCTTCTGGTGGCATTGGCCAATAACTGTTTTAAGTCGGGCATTCCCGAAGAGGAGGTGGTGAATGGCGCAATACTTCATTTTGGCATGAAAGAAAAAGAAGTAGAGCTGAGGCAAACCATTCACAACGCATATCTTATAGGGAAGAATTTCGGCGGAAAGCCTTGCATTCGTCCCGAGCAGAGTATGGCAATGAAAGCGAGTGAATTTATGAAGCGCCGTTATGAGTTTCGCTACAATACACAAACCACCGAGGTGGAATACAGAGAGCGCAACTCATTCATCTTCGATTTCCGCCCCATCACCGATAGAGCACTGAACAGCATTGCCCTCAATGCCCAGTTTGAAGGTTTGCAACTGTGGGACAGAGACGTGAAACGCTACGTTTACTCAGACCGCGTACCCCTTTTCTCACCCATTGAACACTACCTTTCCGCACTTCCCAAGTGGGACGGGAAAGACCGTATCCGTGCTTTAGCCAATACAGTGCCGTGCGACAATCCGCATTGGCCCAACTTTTTCCACCGCTGGTTCCTATGCATGACGGCCCATTGGAGAGGAACAGATAAAAAACACGCGAACAGCACAGCACCATTGCTCGTTGGTCCGCAGGGATATAAAAAGTCCACCTTCTGCCTCAATATAATTCCGCCACAGTTGCGTGCCTACTACACGGACAGCATTGACTTCAGTCGGAAGCGCGATGCCGAGCTCTCCCTAAATCGTTTTGCGCTGATCAACATTGATGAGTTCGACCAAATTAGCGCAGGCAATCAAGCATTTCTGAAGCACATTCTTCAGAAACCGGTGGTGAACACCCGCAAGCCGCACAAGACCGCCGTGCAGGAGCTTCGCCGTTATGCATCATTCATAGCCACCAGTAATCATTCCGACCTGCTGACCGATACATCCGGCGGCCGCCGTTTCATCTGCATTCTGCTAACCGGAAAGATAAACGATGCACAACCCATTAATCACGAACAGCTCTATGCCCAGGCAATCAGCGAGATACAAAGTGGAGAACGCTATTGGTTTAATGCAGACGATGAAGCCATACTGATGAAGAAGAATCGCGAGTTCGAGCAAACCCCGGCAGCCGAGCAACTCTTCCACCAATACTATCGCCCCGCAGAAGCAGGCGAGGAGAGCAGTGAACTTCTTGCCGTGGAGATTTTTACCCAGTTGCAGAAGAAAAGCGGAATTAAGCTAACCGCCACAAGAGCCATTCATTTTGGCCGTATCCTTAAAAAGCTGAATATTCCTAGCCGAAGGATTAACGGGAATACTTATTATGATGTTGCGGAACGCTTAATTTAG
- a CDS encoding DUF4325 domain-containing protein, with protein sequence MEKYSINIASDFSDKPGGRWKSLGSNSGELFYETILLPKFEQAIACHELLYIYLDGVKSYPNSFLDQSFGELGRVKGAQVVCDKIIFKTQSFNWIVSYIKDEIWFKK encoded by the coding sequence ATGGAAAAATACTCAATAAATATTGCTAGCGACTTTAGTGATAAACCTGGAGGACGATGGAAGAGCTTGGGATCTAACTCTGGAGAATTGTTTTATGAGACAATTTTGCTCCCAAAATTTGAACAGGCTATTGCTTGTCATGAGCTTCTCTATATTTATTTAGATGGCGTTAAGTCTTATCCTAACTCATTTTTAGATCAATCTTTTGGAGAACTTGGGAGGGTTAAAGGTGCACAAGTGGTCTGTGATAAGATTATATTTAAGACACAGTCATTTAACTGGATTGTTAGTTATATAAAAGATGAAATATGGTTCAAAAAATAG
- a CDS encoding AAA family ATPase, which translates to MADTNKKFDYILSKVKLLLKEEKNLEVYNLLEQSRVYPEWYNHDNWDGGIEFYNIHIDTDVATYARLRSEAKEIEEIKRVVVKLFDELNDDKSERYDNVELGFYDFENGTDIKILLPEDERNEIPFFVVKKKMHSYLERSNSHDTPAYFPSFVLVHNDGWNDYSAFTIFWLFYYPDKDQRISIGMVKIMEEESNNTFSVINKEFTMLPPSFCSLGVSSIYYANLWEALKNDKLQVMKVMAALRDAAYFSQIADHFERNDIFNKSLLRDNDSERALREGFYLAQGRDITDSYHFVYQYRPPYCKEDVQIDFPFKSDCRDFERLYGLIGENGTGKTSLLRSIPEMLMDNKNNSFIGDKPLFSQIMTVSYSPFDNFGLTDGDLTFKYLFCGLTNGIGDHISNRELVYRCKRDFSRLVSRGFEEFWKDAITDVIRKEIIELFIENNREGINIERLNDVFPQLSAGEANYLISMTALIANIRYDSLLLFDEPEQHLHPNAITSLMMRISELLTKFKSYAIVATHSPLVIRELVSSNVYVFHRDKDILNISKIGIECFGEDIAVLNDVIFGNEEQIKRFQKYLEQLIKKNPNWDYDNILKEIENGYLPLGMSAKMLIRRLIMERNGIN; encoded by the coding sequence ATGGCAGATACTAATAAAAAATTTGACTATATTCTCAGTAAAGTAAAGCTACTACTTAAGGAGGAAAAGAACCTAGAAGTTTATAATTTACTGGAGCAGTCACGTGTCTATCCTGAATGGTATAACCACGACAATTGGGATGGCGGCATAGAATTTTACAATATTCATATAGATACAGATGTAGCTACTTATGCACGTCTTAGATCGGAGGCTAAAGAGATTGAAGAGATCAAAAGAGTTGTAGTAAAACTATTCGACGAGCTTAATGATGATAAATCAGAGAGGTATGATAATGTAGAGTTAGGATTCTATGATTTTGAAAATGGAACAGACATAAAAATCTTGTTACCTGAAGATGAACGAAATGAAATACCATTTTTTGTTGTTAAGAAAAAGATGCATTCCTATCTCGAAAGATCTAACTCACATGATACTCCTGCATATTTTCCATCATTCGTTTTAGTTCACAATGACGGTTGGAACGATTATAGTGCATTTACTATTTTTTGGCTATTCTATTATCCTGATAAAGATCAGCGCATATCTATTGGCATGGTAAAGATTATGGAGGAAGAATCTAATAACACATTCTCAGTTATCAATAAAGAGTTTACGATGTTACCACCTTCATTTTGTTCGCTCGGTGTTAGCTCAATTTATTATGCTAATTTATGGGAAGCTCTTAAAAATGATAAGCTTCAAGTCATGAAGGTCATGGCGGCGCTGCGAGATGCTGCTTATTTTTCTCAAATTGCGGATCATTTTGAACGTAATGATATTTTCAACAAATCACTGCTGCGTGATAATGATTCCGAGCGAGCTTTGCGCGAAGGCTTTTATTTGGCACAGGGTAGGGATATTACTGATAGCTATCACTTTGTATATCAGTATCGTCCACCATATTGTAAAGAGGATGTGCAAATAGATTTTCCATTTAAATCTGATTGCCGTGATTTCGAACGTCTTTATGGATTGATAGGCGAAAATGGAACGGGAAAGACTTCACTCCTGAGATCTATTCCTGAGATGCTAATGGATAATAAAAATAATAGCTTTATCGGAGATAAACCATTGTTTAGCCAGATTATGACAGTATCTTATTCACCATTTGACAATTTTGGATTAACAGATGGCGATTTGACTTTCAAATATTTATTTTGCGGACTTACTAATGGTATTGGCGACCATATCTCGAATAGAGAGCTAGTTTATCGATGTAAAAGAGATTTTTCAAGACTGGTATCACGCGGCTTTGAAGAATTTTGGAAAGATGCAATTACCGATGTGATTCGTAAAGAAATTATTGAACTTTTTATAGAGAATAACAGAGAGGGAATAAATATAGAGCGCTTAAATGATGTTTTTCCACAACTCAGTGCAGGCGAAGCAAATTACTTGATTTCAATGACAGCTTTAATTGCAAACATTCGGTATGATTCGCTTCTTTTGTTTGATGAGCCTGAACAGCATTTGCATCCAAATGCGATAACCTCGCTAATGATGCGTATTAGCGAACTACTTACTAAGTTTAAATCATATGCTATTGTTGCTACGCATTCACCTCTAGTAATACGCGAACTAGTTTCCTCAAACGTCTATGTATTTCACCGAGACAAAGATATATTAAACATTTCGAAAATTGGCATAGAATGTTTTGGCGAAGATATTGCTGTGCTAAATGATGTTATTTTTGGAAATGAAGAACAAATTAAACGGTTTCAGAAATATCTAGAACAACTGATTAAAAAAAATCCCAATTGGGATTACGATAATATATTGAAGGAAATTGAAAATGGTTATTTGCCACTGGGTATGAGCGCAAAAATGTTAATTCGCAGATTAATAATGGAACGTAATGGAATCAATTAA
- a CDS encoding HNH endonuclease — MPPKAVKTVREQIFYQYAKIISEASGFGKTNYGMIMNRWKSLCSGEIHWSSSVREWLKEKENPNACIYCGETKDLTVEHILPRCCGGEDITDNVVMVCKSCNSSKGGKRLYEWRGLKAKDQHHRIAEGKYLKYLYSLHEKQGTLDVSSVSELCERCNMQKCCEKENTVEKLSVFCIEGCFHK, encoded by the coding sequence ATGCCTCCAAAAGCAGTCAAAACAGTACGTGAACAGATCTTTTATCAATACGCAAAGATTATATCCGAAGCTTCAGGCTTTGGGAAAACAAATTATGGAATGATTATGAATCGTTGGAAAAGCCTCTGTTCAGGAGAAATACACTGGTCTTCATCGGTTCGTGAATGGCTTAAAGAGAAAGAAAATCCAAACGCATGTATCTATTGCGGAGAAACAAAGGATTTAACAGTCGAACATATTCTGCCCAGATGTTGTGGAGGAGAAGATATTACGGATAATGTGGTTATGGTTTGTAAAAGCTGTAATTCATCAAAAGGAGGCAAGCGCCTTTATGAGTGGAGAGGATTGAAAGCCAAAGACCAACACCACCGCATTGCCGAAGGTAAATATTTAAAGTATCTCTATTCTCTCCATGAAAAGCAAGGCACACTAGATGTTAGCAGTGTCTCTGAACTATGTGAACGTTGTAACATGCAGAAATGCTGTGAAAAAGAAAATACTGTCGAAAAATTATCTGTGTTTTGTATTGAAGGATGTTTTCATAAATAA
- a CDS encoding Bro-N domain-containing protein yields MTKQQAIQFFEQKQVRTIWDDEQEKWYFSIVDVVSVLTDSADGRKYWNKLKQRLKEEGNETVTNCHQLKMQAADGKMRLTDVADTEQLFRLIQSIPSPKAEPFKQWMASVASERLDQIQDPELSIEQAMMDYKRLGYSDNWINQRLKSIEIRKDLTDEWKKHGLQEGIHFATLTDIIYQTWADKTAKEYKQFKGLKKENLRDSITNKELILNMLAEISTKEISESTNPETFNEHCDVAQQGGEIARNARLELEEKTGKQVISPLNAKDGIMLKGNEEKED; encoded by the coding sequence ATGACCAAGCAACAAGCAATTCAGTTCTTTGAGCAAAAACAAGTCCGCACAATTTGGGATGATGAACAGGAAAAATGGTATTTCTCCATTGTAGATGTAGTTAGCGTCTTAACGGATAGTGCTGACGGCAGAAAATATTGGAATAAGCTGAAACAGAGACTCAAAGAAGAAGGTAATGAAACGGTGACAAATTGTCACCAGTTGAAAATGCAAGCAGCAGATGGGAAGATGAGACTTACTGATGTTGCCGATACCGAACAACTGTTCCGCCTTATTCAATCTATTCCCTCTCCTAAAGCTGAACCTTTCAAACAATGGATGGCAAGCGTTGCAAGTGAACGATTAGACCAGATTCAGGATCCAGAACTTTCTATTGAGCAGGCTATGATGGACTATAAACGTCTTGGATATTCTGATAATTGGATAAACCAACGGCTAAAGTCTATTGAGATACGTAAGGACTTGACGGATGAATGGAAGAAGCATGGTTTACAGGAAGGAATACATTTTGCTACTTTGACTGATATAATCTACCAAACCTGGGCAGACAAAACAGCCAAAGAGTACAAACAATTCAAGGGATTGAAGAAAGAAAATCTTCGGGACAGTATAACCAATAAGGAGTTGATATTAAATATGCTTGCAGAAATATCAACCAAAGAGATTTCAGAATCAACTAATCCGGAAACATTCAATGAACATTGCGATGTGGCTCAACAAGGAGGTGAAATTGCTCGTAATGCTCGATTAGAATTAGAGGAGAAAACTGGCAAACAAGTTATTTCTCCACTAAATGCAAAAGATGGAATTATGCTGAAAGGGAACGAAGAAAAAGAAGATTAG
- a CDS encoding ATP-binding protein, producing MKRKDVIQSLIATKQNEIPFNVIKRDLELPINSEQIITIPGVRRCGKSSLMMLVINSLVEQGVQKEQILWLGFDDERLYDMSTDELDDIITGYMEMYPNIPIKDVYMFFDEIQLVDKWELFVLRIFKSYCKNIYVSGSNAQMLSQELSSALRGWPLEYEEFPLSFNEYCRFKGIATNIFAEADKAKLKNAFTEFNHSSAFPEVVLTPEKSMKERKLQGYFNTMLFRDLVEHYKLSNPELVRYFLKRVMANLTKPTSINSIYNDIKSQGLKVSKDKLYELADHICSIFLFFRVPKYDKSIIKEKNSLNKYYCIDNGMRNAILLPQSDDDGKLLENTVFLNLRRNSKPTDKIFYYQGTKECDFVCQRNESIVELIQVTWDMSDEETRKREIDGLLEAARVTSCDKLSIITNDEESEIIEDGMTIKVIPVWKWLLSK from the coding sequence ATGAAAAGGAAAGATGTAATTCAATCGCTCATTGCAACCAAGCAAAATGAAATTCCGTTTAATGTTATTAAACGAGATTTGGAGTTACCGATAAATAGTGAACAAATCATCACTATTCCCGGCGTGCGTCGTTGTGGAAAATCATCCTTAATGATGCTTGTAATCAATTCTCTGGTGGAACAAGGTGTTCAAAAAGAACAAATTCTTTGGCTCGGTTTCGATGATGAACGTCTTTATGATATGTCTACTGACGAATTGGATGATATTATCACTGGCTACATGGAAATGTATCCTAATATCCCTATCAAGGATGTATATATGTTTTTTGATGAAATCCAATTAGTAGATAAATGGGAATTATTTGTTCTTCGCATATTTAAAAGCTACTGCAAGAACATCTATGTATCAGGAAGTAATGCACAGATGTTATCTCAGGAACTTTCATCAGCTTTGCGAGGCTGGCCATTAGAGTATGAAGAATTTCCGCTTTCATTTAATGAATACTGTCGTTTCAAAGGTATAGCGACAAATATTTTTGCAGAAGCAGACAAAGCAAAACTTAAAAATGCATTTACTGAGTTCAATCATTCCAGCGCATTTCCAGAAGTTGTACTAACTCCTGAAAAATCAATGAAAGAGCGTAAATTACAAGGATATTTCAACACAATGCTTTTCCGTGATTTAGTGGAGCATTATAAGTTAAGTAACCCTGAGCTAGTGCGCTATTTTTTAAAACGAGTAATGGCCAATCTAACAAAGCCAACTTCTATTAATTCTATTTATAATGACATAAAATCACAAGGATTGAAAGTAAGTAAGGATAAGCTATATGAATTAGCAGATCATATTTGCTCCATATTCCTTTTCTTTCGTGTTCCTAAATATGACAAATCAATCATTAAAGAGAAAAACTCACTCAATAAATATTATTGCATAGACAATGGTATGCGTAATGCTATTCTGCTGCCACAAAGTGACGATGACGGTAAATTACTAGAGAATACTGTTTTTCTGAATCTGAGACGAAATAGTAAACCTACAGATAAAATATTTTATTATCAAGGAACTAAAGAATGTGATTTTGTCTGCCAAAGAAACGAAAGCATAGTTGAACTAATACAAGTTACGTGGGATATGTCAGATGAAGAAACCAGAAAAAGAGAAATTGATGGGCTTTTAGAAGCAGCACGAGTTACTAGCTGTGATAAATTGTCAATCATAACCAATGATGAAGAATCTGAAATAATAGAAGACGGCATGACTATTAAAGTTATTCCTGTATGGAAATGGCTTCTGTCTAAGTAA
- a CDS encoding T9SS type A sorting domain-containing protein, with protein sequence MALGIKLSAPTPQPEKYHNDLVHPCVRYIPGGFAGHKWWMVGTPYYDINSTIENPILYYGDSRTGDLPPLQWAAVGVVADTPPEIGYNSDPCIYYDGKGLWVFWRENWTTECIASGYDRATFGKYTLDGATFGTKKLFAGEVRGDVDSEMCPIVVNFDGKIKLYGCHHEFTPIRRPLGLSIWDIADNNLAHNMFSKTKDVLPSYKTGFDFWHFDMFEYENKYYCVVTPESGTEILLGRSNDGENFKFWKTPLLSGKITGRRYFYKPSAIVHEGTFYLWNPVSEEGAEVRTSRIWMSEINFNELIQLLDRQDDPTKTDSIEPSTKGTINIYSTINGISIYNTDKPTYISIYTINGELVYKSFLNTGSSQISLMKGTYIINTELKKFKILVK encoded by the coding sequence ATGGCGTTAGGTATAAAATTGTCAGCTCCTACACCGCAGCCAGAAAAGTATCATAATGATTTAGTTCATCCATGTGTAAGATATATACCAGGAGGTTTTGCCGGACATAAATGGTGGATGGTAGGAACACCATATTACGATATTAATTCAACTATTGAGAATCCAATATTATATTATGGTGATTCAAGAACCGGAGACCTTCCTCCATTACAATGGGCAGCTGTAGGAGTTGTAGCAGATACCCCTCCAGAAATAGGTTATAATTCAGATCCATGTATTTATTATGATGGTAAAGGCTTATGGGTTTTTTGGAGAGAAAACTGGACAACAGAGTGCATTGCTTCCGGATATGATCGTGCAACTTTTGGTAAATACACATTGGATGGAGCAACATTTGGGACTAAAAAGTTATTTGCAGGAGAAGTCAGGGGAGATGTAGATAGCGAGATGTGTCCAATAGTCGTAAATTTTGATGGCAAAATTAAGTTATATGGATGCCATCATGAATTTACTCCAATCAGAAGGCCTTTGGGATTATCTATCTGGGACATTGCCGATAATAACCTGGCACACAATATGTTCTCAAAGACGAAAGATGTTTTACCATCATATAAAACTGGCTTTGATTTCTGGCATTTTGATATGTTTGAATATGAGAATAAATATTATTGTGTGGTAACACCTGAAAGTGGAACTGAGATTTTGTTAGGAAGAAGCAACGATGGTGAAAATTTCAAATTTTGGAAGACGCCTCTTTTATCTGGTAAAATAACAGGCCGTAGATATTTCTATAAGCCAAGCGCAATAGTACATGAAGGTACATTCTATTTATGGAATCCTGTTTCTGAAGAGGGAGCGGAAGTAAGAACAAGTCGTATCTGGATGTCTGAAATTAATTTCAATGAATTAATACAATTACTCGATAGACAAGATGATCCGACTAAAACAGATTCGATAGAACCTTCTACAAAAGGAACTATTAATATTTATAGTACTATCAATGGTATCTCAATATATAATACAGACAAGCCAACTTATATTTCTATTTACACTATTAATGGAGAATTAGTATATAAATCTTTTCTTAATACAGGATCATCCCAAATCAGTTTAATGAAAGGAACCTACATTATTAATACTGAATTAAAGAAGTTCAAGATTCTGGTTAAATAG